Genomic segment of Nostoc sp. TCL240-02:
CAATCGATGCGCCTAGCACGCTGGTTACAGCAAGCCCGTCCTGTGGCATTAAACTACATTTCTGGCGCACCAGACGGCTTAGTATTAGAAGCTGGCTTAGTAGATAGGTGGATTGTTGCCACTTTTGAAGATCCAGAAGTTACAACAGCAGCCCAAACATTTGAACAACGAAAAAAGCATTGCCGAGGATTACATTTTTTGTTAGTGCAACCAGATGATTCTGGGATGACTTATAGTGCCTTTTGGTTATTACAGGCAGAAGATTGATATGGCGTTGCCAAAAATATCTGTCCACTGAATTTCTGCTCAAAAAATAGACTAAAGCTATGTCTGACGGTAAGTCACTACCTGTTTACCCTTTATTGTATGCCTATGTATGTAAGGTACATAGACTTAGCAAATTATAGTATGATAATTAAATCATACTAAATAGTAATACAAAAAATAATATAGATGCTCAAAGTTACAATTACCTTAGAAGAAGATATTCTGCAATTTGTAGATCAGTATGCACAGGGAAATCGTAGTGCATACATCAATACACTGCTAGCAGAACACCGCCGCCGAATTTTAGCAGCAGAAATGATTGCAGCCCTCAAGCAGGATGCTGAAGATCCAGAATATCAAACTGAAATTGCTGCTTGGGATAGTGTTGTTGGGGATGGCATAAATGCCAGGGAGTAGTTTAACTTATCAGCGAGGAGAAATACGTTGGGTTAATCTTGATCCAACAGTGGGGGCTGAAGCGAAAAAAATCCGCGCTTGCTTGATTGTGCAAAATGACATCATGAATCAGTATGGATTGCTGACAATTGTGATGCCATTTCGACCCGGAAGTAAACAAGCGCCCTACGTTGTAAATGTGAAAGCAACACCAAATAATGGACTAGACCAAGACAGTTTTATAGATATTGGCCAAATTCGTGCTGTTGATCATAGTCGTATTTTGGGTTTGGTAGGTGTGCTGGAGTCAGAGTACTGGGAACTTATTCATACAGCTTTAAATGTAGTTCTGGGATTTGTAGTTTAGGGGTGTTAGGGAATAAAAATAGAGATTAAAGTGACGCGAAGGCGATCGCTCTATATTAGAGAGTAGGCATTGCTAAAAAATGTGGAACAAGGTGCAATATTATTTAAAGTAATGCCCACTCCAATACGATTCGGATAAGGTTTTTGATGAACGTTATAGATCGCGAAGACGCAATAAATCACCATCTCTTTCCTTAACCAAACCGTATTGATGCCCACCCTACCACTGCCCTGAATTATCTTCTTGTTGCAAACCTATCAATTGTCGCCGCTTCCAAGCATAGTGAAGAATATTAATTCCAAGTTCCTGGGCTGTACGAATAGTCAATCTGGGTAAACTCAAATCTCTATCCAGTCCCCAAGCAGTCGCTAAATCACCAATTACTAGAATAATTCCGCCACCGATTAATATTTTAATTTGCTGTTGATTAACCATTGGCAAGGCAGCAAATAAGAAAGGTTTTGTCCTTAAAGGATGACTCCGTTGCAATTCTTCTAAAGGTCTTAAAGGACTTTCTAACTGTTGTGCTAATGCTTGAGTACTCTCAATTAAAGCATTAGCATTGATTGGTGCATCAACGAGAAGCACGCCACCTAAATTTAAGTAATTTTTGAGGGATTCGAATTCAAGACTATTTAAAGAAATTGCCTGTCCACCTGTTAAATAAAGTAGGTCATAATCTTGAATATTTTCTCCTAAAGCAACCTGTCCTGGTTCATCAGCCCCTCGCAAACTAGGATATAAAGGTTCTACTGCTTGTAACAAATATGAAAGGCTGAAAAAATTACGCGCACATTCAGGATCGCTATGAGTCGCCTGTGCCATACAGACAAGTGCTTGAGGACGCATTTGTGCTTGACGGCGATAACGCAAATCAATATTGTTATATCCAGGAAAGAAAGCATCCGCAGGTTGGGTAATATCAGTATGTCCTGGTTGCAGAAGTATTCGACATATTTCTATTTCTGAACTGGCTGGTATTGAGTTTCTTTGGTCAATTCGATAGGTTTCTTGAACAATGTCTCTTTGCTGTCCACGCCGTAATTCATCAGGATCTACATAGCTAACTACTAAGTAGATCATGAGTGGTTCAGAACTTACTACTTCTATATCAATGGGAAAATCATAAGAAGTTGGTACAACAATTAAATTACCTGCTAAATCAATTGCAATACCAGGTTGAATTTGTACCCAACGCCCATCTCGATATCTAGCTTCTACTTGACTTGGGGCTGCCACATCTCGAACGCCTAAACCACAAACAATTCCTGGTTGGTTTAAACTTTGATATTGAGCATTTTGCCGATTTCGATGATAATCATGGGCTGTGCGCCATCGCTCTGCATTGATTAGTAATCCGTCTGCGGCTTGTAGACGTTCAAGAGATTTGATTGGTGGGGGTGGAAAAGGATGGGACATAACGATTTTAGATTTTGGATTAAAAGTTAATACAGTTCAGTTAAGCATTTCTTCCTTCTCTTCCTTTGCGTCCTTTGCGTCCTTCGCGGTTCGTTAAAAAAATTTACTTTGACAAAGCGTTAAGCCTTAACTGAACCGTATTGGATTAAAAGTCTGTTTTAGGAGTTTTAAATAATACTACCTATTCAAGATGTAGGGTGTATTATGCTAAAGCAATAACACACTCTACAATTTAATTACAAATGATTTAATTAGAAGGATTTTCAATAGATAATTCATAAGTGCAGAAAGCAGGCTTTTCTTGTTCTATTATTCTTTGGATAAGTTGCTCATTAATAATGCCACTAGAAAGATTTGAACGTAAACGTACTATAAAATGATATGGTTGCCCACCTGCTAAAACTGCATTTCCTAATTGTGCATCTCCTATAATGAAACTTGGCCCAAAAGGTTCTGTGATACTAATATGTTTATCAGCTTCATTTGCTAAATCTTCATCGAGTGGTAAACCAGTATAAAGATGTAAATAGAGACGCAATCCTTTACGAGTTCCCCGCCAGCGATAAAGTTCTACAGCCCGACGAATTAAACGCCTTTGTTGCTGGAGATCCCAAACTGAATCTACTTGCCAAGCAACCCAATGAGCCATGAAAGGTAGTAATGCTTGTGGTGCTGTCAAGGGATCTAGGTTTGCCCACATGACATTGTAACTATCAACTATTGGTTGAAAAGCTTGCTCAAATATCTTCATGAAGCGACCAATAAAGTCTACTTCTCGATACAAAATTGGCAAGAACTCCATGTAGGCGGTGTAGGGACGGATATATAAATCGAAATACTCGCTTCTCTCGATTTGTTCATTCTCCGTTCCTGTGTCTATATATAAAGTAATTAGGCTACGAAAATTGAGTGTTAACTTGTCTTTTTTTCCAGGAGAAATTGCTTCTTGGTCTTCAAAAAATGTGTCAGGAATTGAGAAGTAGAGAACAGCATCCATTTGTCCACGAGGTGGTA
This window contains:
- a CDS encoding CopG family transcriptional regulator, which encodes MLKVTITLEEDILQFVDQYAQGNRSAYINTLLAEHRRRILAAEMIAALKQDAEDPEYQTEIAAWDSVVGDGINARE
- a CDS encoding type II toxin-antitoxin system PemK/MazF family toxin, translated to MPGSSLTYQRGEIRWVNLDPTVGAEAKKIRACLIVQNDIMNQYGLLTIVMPFRPGSKQAPYVVNVKATPNNGLDQDSFIDIGQIRAVDHSRILGLVGVLESEYWELIHTALNVVLGFVV
- a CDS encoding DUF4159 domain-containing protein, translated to MSHPFPPPPIKSLERLQAADGLLINAERWRTAHDYHRNRQNAQYQSLNQPGIVCGLGVRDVAAPSQVEARYRDGRWVQIQPGIAIDLAGNLIVVPTSYDFPIDIEVVSSEPLMIYLVVSYVDPDELRRGQQRDIVQETYRIDQRNSIPASSEIEICRILLQPGHTDITQPADAFFPGYNNIDLRYRRQAQMRPQALVCMAQATHSDPECARNFFSLSYLLQAVEPLYPSLRGADEPGQVALGENIQDYDLLYLTGGQAISLNSLEFESLKNYLNLGGVLLVDAPINANALIESTQALAQQLESPLRPLEELQRSHPLRTKPFLFAALPMVNQQQIKILIGGGIILVIGDLATAWGLDRDLSLPRLTIRTAQELGINILHYAWKRRQLIGLQQEDNSGQW
- a CDS encoding phage tail protein, with protein sequence MVQSRSSPAVSIQLTPMQIPEALPVAGLGFANADMDIGGRTLLLHPGHPSEMIVQVQNLEQRPLRVSLSVDGNFPSQWCQIGTEGSEIPPRGQMDAVLYFSIPDTFFEDQEAISPGKKDKLTLNFRSLITLYIDTGTENEQIERSEYFDLYIRPYTAYMEFLPILYREVDFIGRFMKIFEQAFQPIVDSYNVMWANLDPLTAPQALLPFMAHWVAWQVDSVWDLQQQRRLIRRAVELYRWRGTRKGLRLYLHLYTGLPLDEDLANEADKHISITEPFGPSFIIGDAQLGNAVLAGGQPYHFIVRLRSNLSSGIINEQLIQRIIEQEKPAFCTYELSIENPSN